The sequence below is a genomic window from Mytilus edulis chromosome 2, xbMytEdul2.2, whole genome shotgun sequence.
TTGTAAAGTATGAATAATTTTAGTTATAAGgttataaaaaatgataaaatattaactTACTGTTAGAATCACAGCCAAAGTTAAATATCTGATCTGCAATGCAGAAGTTGGTCAAATAAAACTAAGGAATTACCCAAAACTTCAACATTTTGACACAAGCGATCTGTAGGCTTGTCTGCTGGCTCAGATATAGCCTGGTAGTTTATATAATTATTCTTAAATTGTTGTGATCTTTGCCCAGACATACTTCTGTAAAGGAAGTTTATAATTAAGTTTTGTACATACTTTCCTATGTTAAGTTTGAAGCAATTTATGTCTCAagtactttttgtttttaaatcaatattgcaCAAGTGATTGAAATTGACAACTTGGTCATTCTTAATTGTTTATGTCAGTACACTATCAGAGGCATATTTATGGAGGGGCACAAGGGGCCTAGGCCCCGTTCATTTTTGGGAAAATTAGGTTGATTATTAAAGGaatcactgaaacatgactgGAGTTGGCCCCCTCTCAGGCAGTCAGTGGGCTTCCCCTTATGAAAATTCTGGATCAATCACTGACTATAAGAGAGTCAACTCAAACATATTTTCAGATACATTTTTATACatacaaaactttacaataagATGATGCTTCCCTAAGAAATATATCTGTACTAATTCTAtagcctatttttttttacattttccttAATTAGACAATTCCTTTACATTCTTTGTTGTAGAGTTCTAGGACTTTtaccatattttgactttttggtACGGTTTGGTAATCTTGTATTTATAGATATGGAATTATTTGGCACATACAATACTTTTTTCTTGGCATATTTGCTTTATTTACAGATATATGATTACCTGTCTCATACACTACTTTTCTCATGACATTTGTTCTATTTATAGATATATGATTACCTGTCTTATTCACTACTTTTCTCATGACATTTGTtctatttatagatataggattaCATGTCTCATACACTACTTTTCTCATGACATTTAATCTTTTTATAATGGTATGGTGTCGTCTGCGTCATCGTCTGCGTCATCATCCGAAGACACATATGgtgtccggacaataactttagtttaagtggatggatctctatgaaattttataaaaaggttcaatacctcaaaaggaaggttgggattgattttggggatgatggtccctaCCGTTTTGGATTttggggcccaaaacaagcatttttctactttcaggatatcaacttgtgtataagcatttcaattgctctgaaattgtaccatcaatgtttaataccacaggtAGAAGgcttggattgattttgggggttatgatcCCAAAATGtgtaggaatttggggccaaaaaaggggccaatATAagcattttgtttagttttcagtcgataacttgtgtttaagtgtataaatctctcggaaattataccacaagttccatactacaaagggatggttatggggggggggggggggggggggttatggtTCAAATCATCAACCATTTAGGGACAAAAAAGGGtgaaaacaagggtttttctggttaaaggacaattaagAAAATTTAAAAGCAGCGAAtgggaggtaatccaattaaaatttaaagaacacTGTTATatatggcccaagaccacaattaatgaccccgcttttcgttgtccacgaatatagttccttttaattagagtgtatttttccttatttttttttctttcccttcctcactcatttcttagattttttttggtggaaatgaaagaagagaggtgaaataaatttttggatgttgtattttaactgattttgatatggaatgagtgattaggccaagtgcaaaaaggtaatatttacagttttcggaacatctcttgacttgtcaataggggtagggatgtgtattggctaaatttgtaaaagtgattgcgtcaatctttctgaattttggatatatatttggactaggactatacattacacacacaaaaaatttgacaaaagtgcatggtgcaatttttttaatgatgcaaaaggttataaagaactgatagaggaattaattgtggtctgtggcctaagaggtgcatttcagcaaattttgaatttttactttggcatcttctctgaatgatctattggtattaatttgtcaaactacatgagaagaaatgattttcactttcatttgatagaaattttgtgaaaaagtcacttttcaggttaaatgcccaaaatgtagctttttcacttttttcaatattttttcaaaaacagcatgcttaatttctctctgacaggtTTTtcctgatatctatttgtgtttgtggtatttatttcagttgtttaacttatttgtgaactctgaactaaataaaaagtagataaaaccataaaaagagtgcaaaatgggctgttttaatagtctaagtctaacggtcagtataggcagcaggtgaaatgtgaagttctatgcacttaaaagttgtattcctaaaaagattgcactgaatctatataaaaacacttattactggttgcttaaccatttctgtttcacagattacctttactttcttcttttggatagctagtggttaaaatattggccttttgaggctgaaaTTTCattcaggttttaaacagtaaagttaataaactttgcataagaccatactgtctacatatatagttgaaagtgacagtcttgttacatccaggctccatgttttatcatatctaagcacagatttaagcaaaaagaagcatatctccatctcccatatcatttatatgctttttaatatgcaaatgtggggaacggcctaaattgacaacctgtttttttaagcatgacattgctaaagaccattttatccacatgtgttatgctatttgaaacttatatttccattaaaagtacatttataacatgttaaagtttttttgataccttaacaacttcagaaaattgtggtaagtgaaaaatattacattttatataaggcctcactttacttgaaaacctctattttttggcacaggctcatataaaattaacttctggccatttttcataagtctgatacatgaagtatgctttctgttgctttacatagatgttaacttatacatagagacattaaaaagtgttagttttggtatcttttggtttttagaagctccaatttgatagttgaaattgttctaattcaacgccacaattcagcacccaaagttcagatataaaaaatgccacattttttttatttggtatcatatggctttgaaactttgtaaactgttttataatatactaagcttgaatcatgccaagttttattagaattggtcaagttttaggcccctaataggcccaagaccacaattaatgaccccgcttttcgttgtccacgaatatagttccttttaattagagtgtatttttccttatttttttttctttcccttcctcactcatttcttagattttttttggtggaaatgaaagaagagaggtgaaagaaatttttggatgttgtattttaactgattttgatatggaatgagtgattaggccaagtgcaaaaaggtaatatttacagttttcagaacatctcttgacttgtcaataggggtagggatgtgtattggctaaatttgtaaaagtgattgcgtcaatctttctgaattttggatatatatttggactaggactatacattacacacacaaaaaatttgacaaaagtgcatggtgcaatttttttaatgatgcaaaaggttataaagaactgatagaggaattaattgtggtctgtggccatatatatatgtttgattacttgattacctcccttacactgcttgaaaattatgtgatgtggggggggggggggtgtaaaatttcattagaccacattcattctgtgtcagaaacctatgatgtgtgaactacttaatcacaattcagagctgtatcaagcttgaatgttgtgtccatacttgccccaactgttcagggtttgaccactgcggtcgtataaagctgtgccctgcagagcatctggttatagATATAGGATTACCTGTTTTATACACTACTTTTCTCATGACAAAattggttctatttatatatataggatTACCTGTCTCATACAATACTTTCTCATGACATTATTGTtctatttatagatataggattaCCTGTCTCATACAATACTTTTTTCATGACATATTTGTtctatttatagatataggattaCCTGTCTCATACAATACTTTTTTCATGACATATTTGTtctatttatagatataggattaCCTGTCTCATACAATACTTTTCTCATGAAATATTTGTtctatttatagatataggattaCATGTCTCATACAATACTTTTCTCATGACATATTTGTtctatttatagatataggattaCCTGACACGTTACCACAGCCCTGTTCAGTACAGTATTTAGTACAACATTATTTAGACATCAACAGTGTACCCAGAAGATCCTTCTTTGAACTGTTATCTTACTTTGCTGACAATGAATTGGAAAAAGAAAAACTAGAAGAATTCTGCACAGCAGAAGGACAGGTGAAATCAATTGATAAActtccctcatgcaaagctctgattccttacTTGGCTTTGGGTAtgctttttgtaaaaaatagatgggtttgattgccaatgagacttctCTTAACAAGAGACCAAGATGatagaatttaacaactataggtcacaatacggccttcaacaatgggcaaaccCCAtagtccataccacatagtcagctataaaaggccctgaaaagacaaatgttaaacaagtcAAAGGAGAAAGCTAACtttcttatttatgtacaaaatgatgaatgtataacaaatatgtaacactgcaaaaaaacgacaatcactgatttcaggctcctgacttgggtttATAAGGTTATATAAGATATTTTGGCCTCAAGCATCATAGAAATTCCATTTTATATTGTCAAAATGTGCATCTGATGCAGTAAAATGTGTACCATTGATGTTATTGATACAGTTGCTACAATATTTAATggatatatttttcatttcatcatTAAAATATCAAGTAGAAATACTAGCTGATGTAGAGATGATGTATGTTTGTTCCAAAATTGgattccattctctaactttattttgcctcaaccaaattttatgaaacttatatgcaATGCTAATTACCACTAAACACAGATAATGTATGAATTTTTGTGGCATCAATTTTACCTTTCTAaagttatgctcctttacaaatggaaaaattgctaaaaTATTTGGTTACTGTTCTtgaacttaagtttgcctcaaacaaatgtttagaaaattgtacacaatgcttattacctcaaaacacagatcaagtacaaatttgccATTGAAATCTAGCAAATATACATGTGTATGAATACCATCTGAATATACTATTATCTCTTTTATCTGTTTTATAGGAAGAGCTGTATACCTATTGTAACAGAGTTAGAAGATCTATTTTAGAGGTAATTATTGGAAATTTCTGAAATATGTAAATCCCATGTCAGGGATGTTTCTAGAGGAGTTACcatgaattttttttacaaaaagtctaCATTTTGCATGATTGAACTGTGTTGTTAAATAAATGTGTGAAAGAATAGAATCAAAGTTCTTGTTAGCACAGAAGGGTAAGGATTGTCtaaatttatcagtgggaagtaaaattaaatattgcattgtatataaagcattggttgtagttgattcatCTACAATTCCgaacaatgggagataacttcaAATTTTAAAGACGACTTTAACaatgatatcatttatatttttagaacagatattagattcctgcaccttgcaaatgttatgtaattttcttAACAGATGTAGCATCattttgtgacttgaatatctgagcatatattacattgataaatttctggaaatgttcatggatagaatgttatgatcaatgcactatattttgtgtattaaaaaggtagtgataagccttggaagatttagatatcatgTCAATAAcatagggttttgattgcatttcatgtaATCTTTTCCCAAAAAATAAGTCTGGACAGAGAATTTCAAGTATGGTATGAAAATTGGCAGTTagctcagtgtaaaatattttcCTGACAACAACATCTGCTATTTGACTCTACAAATAATACTTTCAGTCATGCATActtcaaaaatatttatcaacatgtTAATGTTTGCTCTCTAATTGACAGGTTCTACAAGATTTCCCCCACACTAGTGCCAATATTCCATTTGAGTACCTATTTGATTTAATACCTGTACTTCAACCAAGGTCTTTCTCCATAGCTTCTTCACAGAAGGTAAGCTTTTTATATTTTATCCCCCAGCAATGGCATCCTTAACTAATACAGAGTCACAAACAGATTATGCCAGTATGACTGATTTATTCAAATGAAGATATCTAGCTATGTAGAAGTAAACATGAAGTGTTTTAATATGttattcaaatgtaaaataaagaaatacattttttataatatatatttaatgcattttttaaaaagtcttataaaaacataatatttgtTTCTGCTTTACAATAATGTTTATTTTGGTTTCACAGATGTATTCAGatgaaatacatgttttaatggcAGTTGTTACATATAAGACAAAGATGTTTAAACCTAGACTTGGAGTTTGTTCTACATGGTTAGCTGGCATGTCACCAGGAACAATAGTGCCTCTGTGGGTAAAGAAGGGGACGATAGCCTTCCCGTCTGATCCAGCTTGTCCTGTTGTTATGGTGGGTCCAGGTATGTTTGTAAAGACCTTCAACCAAGAGTTGAATATTTTAACCTTTCAGTGTCTAGTTGTTAAACGTGATTGTGATTCTATATATGGCAGTAATTGTATAGCTTGATTATATAACTGGAGCAGTCTTTTTACAAATTTATGCCAAAAAACTGTTGCATGAAACTACCTATGAAGAACAGAAATAgggtatatatattattttggctTTATTTTGGCCAAACACTGTTTACAGGGTCTTGCAAGAAAACatgaaaagagacaaaaaaaaaaggattggCCAAGTGTGTAAaaaaattttaatcaataatTCCACAAAAATGGattgataaatatttaacaaatagtACATCTATTGGTAATATCAGCTCAACATCATGCTACTCattcattttacaaaattcatgCTGTCTGCTAGAGAACTTTGTTTCTCCTATTCTAAATACTTTTAGGTACAGGATGTGCTCCATTCAGAAGTTTTATACAAGAAAGAACAGTCGCTGGAACAGGAGGTGAGAACAGCAAGATATTTACCAAACTTTATAGCTTTTGACAGTTTATCATGTACCATGTACAGTTGTGCATCCTTTTTCCTCTTATACATAGTAATACAGTATATGGAATTCACATGTCAAAACATACTCTTGGAATGATAAATGACTAAATTATCTATTACAATGTTTACTTATCCCCTGTACGTAGGGCTGGCTGGCCACTGCAGACAGTTTCTGTGTTATAACTCAGGAACTGTTCAACcaatgaattttaaattttgatatgctGTTACTGATAACTGATTATTGAGATCAAGGTTAATATTGGGTTGCTGGTGTCTCAATGCCATTATGcttacaaagtttaaaaaaaacccaactgaaACAGGAGGAAAGCGATGAGACATACAATTTTGAGTCAAATACCATAAATGCAATTCTAATTTTtatcgagcctgcaacttttgttgcagaaagctatACATAGGTATAGTGATCGGgtggcggcggtgttagctaactttttaaaagctttatattttagaagttggaagacctggatgcttcatactttgcatatagatgcctcatgttacgaactttctgtcagtcacatgtccaatgtccttgacctcattttcatggttcagtgactacttaaaaaaaaagttaagattttttgtaatgttaaattctattattataagtaataggataactatatttggtatgtgcataccttggaaggtcctcatgcccgtcagacagttttcacttgaccttgacctcatttcctggatcagtgaacaaggttaagttatggtggtcaagtccatatctcagatactataagcagaaGTTCTAGtatatattcagtgtatggaaggactgtaagatgtacatgtcaaactagcaggtgtcatctgatcttgacctcattttcatggttcagtggttatagttaagttttagtgttttggtctgtttttcttatactatatgcaataggtctactatatttggtgtatagaatgattgtaaggtgtacatgtctagctgacaggtgtcatctgaccttgacctcattttcatggttcagtggtcaaagttaagtttttgagtttttggtcttttttctaatactatatgcaataggtcaactatatttggtatatggagatattttatgatctatatgtcagtcgcacaggttttatttgaccttgaccttattttcatggtttattgctaagtgttaagtatttgtgttttggtctgtttttcttaatttataagcaataggtcaactatatttgttttattgaagaattgttagctgttcatGTCTGCCAGGCATggctcatctgaccttgacctcattttcatggttcgttgatcaatgtttagttttcttggttaatgttgagtttatgtgacagttgtaataaagctttatatttaggactattaacataatattaatgatcaaagaaggcaagacatttcagcgtgtgcactcttgtttattttAAGGTAATACATTATACTTTGGCTGTAGAAACAAAGACAATGATTACTATTGCCAGGATGAATGGACAGCTCTGGTGGACAAGGGGCTTCTTAACTTAATAACTGCGTTTTCTAGAGATCAGGTATGCATATTTGTAATCACAAAATCAGATTTACGCTCagtaacaaaaaaaattgaaaaaaaataattttataatttttttcttcatttttgtaatttctgcGATCATGAAGGTGGGACACAGCAATTCTATATTTCTGGCTTAGTCAGTGTTGTGCCAAACAAAGGTTAAGTCTGTTAAAGCTTTTTTGGTAACATCAACAACTTTGTCAAATCATCATGGAATTTCAGGAAATttataatgataaaattgagaatggaaatggggaatgtgccaaagagacaacaacccgaccatagagcagacaacagcagaaggtcaccaacaggtcttcaatgcaacgagaaattctcgcacccggaggcgtccttcagctggcccctaaacaaatatatactggttcagtgataatgaacaccatgaAGCTTCTTTATAATCTGGAAATAAAATCTAGAGTGAAATTAAgatatttttccatttttctcAATTTTCTGTACTTtacaaatgcagtttttggggaGCATATCTGTCAAAGAGATTctctacagtaatcactagctaCAGTACAGGTATAGGTACAGTCTTGTcagatttcaaaacttgaaaaatTACTTAACAAACTGCCATTCAATTTTACAAATCAAGAGAATACAAATACACTCTGATGATTAAAACAAAGTGTTTCTTGTTCTATTCAGGATGACAAAATATATGTTCAACACAAAATATTGGAGAGTAAATTAATGCTGTGGAATATACTGGAGAATGGTGGCTGGTTTTATGTGGCAGGGTaagttataatttaatttttagttGCAGGATGGCCATTTTTTGTGTGGCCTTATTTATCAGAGCAATATTATAGCCACGATTGTATTCATTTGGAAAGTTAAAAATtcacaatttcttttaaatatttaatatttattatgtattcCTGAAGACGCAGATCAAACATTGAAAGTTTACAAAAGACAGTGAAGGGTgaatttaatttataatattgttGAATTCTTTCTTAAATCACtaacagtaaaaaataaaatgcttcgctgaacACAGCCTGATACAACTGCAGAggttaaaccctgaacagttggggcaattttggacacaatatttaagcttgaaaCTGTCTGAATTTGgtttgtgatcaaatttttgacatattatagATTTccaacacaaaacaaatgtcaagatcttacaaatatttattgcgcaatactgtgcaattttcaaaaaaaaataaattgaaccCCTTAATAAAATTGGAACACCCCAATTTTTTAAAATCCCCCCTTGGggaaattaccccccccccccactcattcccagcctttcctttgtagtatagaaccttgtagtaaaatttcatcaatcccaaccttccttttgtggtattgaaccttcttaataaatttcaaagagatccattcacGTAAACTAAgattattgtccggaaaccaaatgtgtgTTTGGACGACACCgcagacgacatcataccattatacaatccaaaaaaaataactattttctCTGAACTCTAtctgtaataaaatatttaaaacgccCAGATAATCTGAAAACAATCTGTTACACTTATAAATTCTTTCATTCTCAGAAATGCTAAACGAATGCCTGATGATGTAAAGGATGCAGTTAAACAAGTGATAATGGATTGTGGAAGTAAATCAGAAGACAAAGCTGAACAGTATATCCATAAACTAGAACAATGTCGTAGATACCAGGCGGAAACATGGTCTTGACACAAAATATTTTCtagtaataaattaaaattttattatatttttgtctaCTGGTATTTAAATTTTGCAAAGTAATGAATTTTGCCTTTGGTTTATGTGTTGTTGTCAGGTTTATCTTCTTCACAAAATTCATTGATAACTTGTTTAGACTTCCGACATCCATGGATTGTTTGAATTTTTGTCAATCAATTGTTGCTTGTTAgtcaatgaaattgagaatggaaacggggaatgtgtcaaagagacaacaatctgatCAAAGAGCAGAACACAGCCCAAGGCCacaataggtcttcaacataGAGAGAAAATCCAACACCCTAGTTTCCTAGTTGTGTAAACTTTTGTTCTGAATGGGTTGATGTCTCAATGACATTCTTATTTCCTGTTTGTCACTTGTCTTTTATTTTGTGAGAGGACTTTTTTGGTGAAATATTCCTGTAACGTGTAGGCCACATAAATATTATCTGTGTTAAGGAATTCACATTAACTATTTAGAATGAACTTAATCACAATCACGTAACAAGGTAAACCAAGTCAAGTGACCATGAAATATGTGACGAGATATAATTATGGGACTAGATACCAACAAAGAGAATTATCACTTTAACAccatatttgttttcagttttattgTGCAAAAATGGACAACAGCATATAAACAAGTACaaacaactgtaaaaaaaattataacaaatcttgTATCAAAACTTAATTCTATAGTGAGCAGATTTAATATTGTAACAATAAATATAcctaaataatttcataaaaaatataaatatcttcAAAGAACTTTACAATAAATAATAGAATCTGCACCTGAGTGTCACTGGATTGTGTTTTTGGAAAATGAGAGCAAGCAAAATAACtactgaaaaaatattcaaaatatataacttttagcTTATAAATCTATTTGATAGTCAATATCACAAGGGTTCCTCAACGAGTATCTGGTATTGATCAAGTAATTTAGACAATACATACTCTCCAATTACACTTATAAAGGAGGGATAAAGGTGCATCACTATTTGTCAATCAATGAATCAAGaatgaatgttttaaaattttgttgtATATACAAGTCCCTTCACACAAAATAGTTTTAGTTAAAACTGGACGGTCAATCTGACAAGGGTTAAACAATTTCCATTAATGGGCATACACcaataaaacattgattttcAATAATCCATTTTATATCTGTACGTAACTGTAGCGACCCGTACTGTCTGGACTCTGTGATGCTTCACTGTCTGTTTCCTCATGTTTACTGACAAAAGCTGAGTCGACTGACTGACAGGATAAGTTGAGGACAGAATCAGTAAAATCTGGAGGATAATTTATCTGGAAAATAAGTAGTGGTATATAACTTCAGAATCATGATGCAGGTCATACATGAcataaaaattatcattttaacattttcttaCAAAACAATACTAAAAGAGTAGCAAATATTCTACAATAGCCAAGGATGCATTTGTTACACAATAAAGTAAGGGAGACAACTTCATCAATACAAATTGAACCCACAGCAAAATTTCTCTGAATTCAGATCTGATTGTTGTTCATATTCATATCTACCATTgtcatacatttttaaaaacagcaaaatggTGTATCACATACTGTAACATAacaaatcaaagagcagaatgctctgagggatacgattgccacagttttcattgacacatgtatagcagttctgccaaatTTTCATTAAGCGAATGCGTCAGATTTggtcaaaattgaaaagatcaaagaggaaaaaaatagatccaaggatactgccgtaaaaaagcatgaacatgcgtgaTTGTCAAGCATTTTTGGCCGGCAAccctggtacagctggatagtattattttcaaaactaattcaactgcacatgcaaaatgtaataatctgaatagtcactcaactttaaaaatagccaatcccggttACAAGTGTATGAgccatgtacttattgtgttttatcgaATTATAGTTATCCCGTACCATTGTAAACTCGTACTACTAAAAAAAGCTTGTACCAATGCAAACTTGTACCACTGCTATCACTTACCAACTTATTTAAATGgtgttaaatgatgaatatacatgatatacgttACTTTCACTCAATACCTCTTaagtctgtaaaatgtatataatttgaaagtacaatgacCAATTTGTAGCTAATGTTCCTTGTCTATAGGATAGAAAATACTGTGGCAGATGTAGATAATTAAAGTATTAACAGTTTCACCCgaagaaaatattaatttttcatgaataattaaATCTTAGCAGTTAGACAAAATGATtgccaaaattatttttactgtctataaataacaatgaaatgtaactgatTCCTGTTAAGGGGTCCGgaattttcccgccaaaaaagcacatggctttcaacaattgtaaacatgGCATACAATTTGCGATCATGGATTACAGCTttaatagacaatagacaatagacaatatttttaattaacttttaattaacttaaatatatattcaatttaaggTACAGTTAAAGCAATGTTTTAACTTTCTTCTGGATTATGTtctacagtggcggatctagaact
It includes:
- the LOC139511344 gene encoding NADPH-dependent diflavin oxidoreductase 1-like, whose amino-acid sequence is MEIDRKLLILYGSQTGTAQDVADKVYREAKRRHFSARVTALDSYDISNLIQEKLVIFVCSTSGQGDPPDNMKMFWRFILRKNLPVNSLSQMSYAMLGLGDSAYQKFNFVAKKLYKRLQQLGAGSLLPVALADDQHDLGPDAVIYPWLDSLWKKVLNIYPLPPGREIISSSIRPPSRYTATFLDNTSPLPDLDNYRIGNHNNTTPGQSNPFYAKMTSNERVTSHDHFQDVRLIRFDISNSNMSYSPGDVVVIMPQNSLETVTEFINHMKLKDDNFFHIQQQDLDIGLPDTLPQPCSVQYLVQHYLDINSVPRRSFFELLSYFADNELEKEKLEEFCTAEGQEELYTYCNRVRRSILEVLQDFPHTSANIPFEYLFDLIPVLQPRSFSIASSQKMYSDEIHVLMAVVTYKTKMFKPRLGVCSTWLAGMSPGTIVPLWVKKGTIAFPSDPACPVVMVGPGTGCAPFRSFIQERTVAGTGGNTLYFGCRNKDNDYYCQDEWTALVDKGLLNLITAFSRDQDDKIYVQHKILESKLMLWNILENGGWFYVAGNAKRMPDDVKDAVKQVIMDCGSKSEDKAEQYIHKLEQCRRYQAETWS